In Vigna radiata var. radiata cultivar VC1973A chromosome 3, Vradiata_ver6, whole genome shotgun sequence, the following proteins share a genomic window:
- the LOC106757893 gene encoding inorganic phosphate transporter 1-4 — protein MAKEQIQVLNALDVAKTQWYHFTAIVIAGMGFFTDAYDLFCISLVTKLLGRIYYHVDGSPKPGSLPPNVAAAVNGVAFCGTLSGQLFFGWLGDKMGRKKVYGMTLMMMVICSVGSGLSFGHSAKSVMATLCFFRFWLGFGIGGDYPLSATIMSEYSNKKTRGAFIAAVFAMQGFGILAGGIFAIIVSASFNSRYTAPAYEVDPAGSTVVQADYIWRIIVMVGALPAALTYYWRMKMPETARYTALVAKNMKQAAADMSKVLQVEIQAEPQSEDPAKPKPYGLFSKEFLTRHGLHLLGTSSTWFLLDIAFYSQNLFQKDIFSAIGWIPPAKTMNAIEEVYKIARAQTLIALCSTVPGYWFTVAFIDKIGRFAIQLMGFFFMTVFMFALAIPYDHWTHKDNRIGFVVMYSLTFFFANFGPNATTFVVPAEIFPARFRSTCHGISSASGKLGAIVGSFGFLYLAQNKDKSKADAGYPAGIGVKNSLIVLGVVNILGFFFTFLVPEAKGRSLEEMSGENEEDVGTGEESEQSHPHNNKTVPYV, from the coding sequence ATGGCAAAGGAGCAAATTCAGGTACTAAATGCGCTTGATGTTGCAAAAACGCAATGGTACCATTTCACAGCAATCGTCATCGCTGGAATGGGCTTCTTCACCGATGCATATGATCTATTTTGCATATCCCTTGTTACAAAGTTGCTTGGCCGCATATATTACCATGTTGACGGTTCACCAAAGCCCGGTTCATTGCCTCCCAATGTTGCAGCTGCTGTAAATGGTGTGGCTTTCTGTGGAACACTTTCAGGACAGCTTTTCTTTGGTTGGCTTGGTGATAAGATGGGAAGGAAAAAAGTCTATGGCATGACtctgatgatgatggtgatatGTTCCGTGGGTTCCGGCCTTTCATTCGGTCATAGTGCAAAATCTGTAATGGCAACCCTCTGCTTCTTCCGGTTCTGGCTTGGATTTGGCATTGGTGGAGACTATCCACTTTCTGCCACCATAATGTCTGAGTATTCAAACAAGAAGACTCGCGGGGCCTTCATTGCTGCAGTGTTTGCCATGCAGGGTTTTGGCATTTTGGCAGGTGGTATATTTGCAATTATAGTTTCAGCTTCATTCAATAGCAGGTATACTGCTCCAGCATATGAGGTTGATCCAGCCGGGTCAACAGTCGTACAAGCAGACTACATTTGGAGGATAATTGTGATGGTGGGAGCACTCCCAGCGGCATTGACTTACTACTGGCGGATGAAGATGCCGGAAACTGCCCGTTATACTGCTCTAGTAGCCAAGAACATGAAGCAGGCAGCAGCAGATATGTCTAAGGTTCTGCAGGTCGAGATTCAAGCTGAACCACAGAGTGAAGATCCGGCAAAGCCCAAGCCATATGGCTTGTTCTCAAAGGAGTTCCTCACTCGCCATGGACTGCATCTGCTTGGTACATCAAGCACTTGGTTCTTGCTTGATATTGCGTTTTACAGTCAAAATCTTTTCCAGAAGGACATCTTCAGTGCAATTGGTTGGATACCTCCAGCCAAAACCATGAATGCTATTGAGGAGGTTTACAAAATTGCAAGGGCTCAAACACTCATTGCTCTCTGCAGTACAGTTCCTGGCTACTGGTTCACGGTGGCTTTCATTGACAAGATAGGAAGATTTGCCATCCAATTGATGGGCTTCTTCTTCATGACTGTCTTCATGTTTGCTCTTGCCATCCCCTATGACCACTGGACTCATAAGGATAACCGGATAGGATTTGTGGTGATGTATTCATTGACCTTTTTCTTTGCAAACTTTGGGCCCAATGCTACCACTTTTGTGGTGCCAGCAGAGATTTTCCCTGCTAGATTCCGAAGTACTTGTCATGGAATTTCATCAGCATCTGGAAAGCTTGGGGCTATTGTTGGTTCCTTTGGGTTCTTGTACTTGGCACAAAACAAGGACAAAAGCAAAGCTGATGCAGGGTACCCTGCAGGTATTGGTGTAAAGAATTCACTTATAGTTTTAGGTGTAGTTAACATTCTAGgcttcttcttcactttcttgGTTCCTGAGGCAAAGGGAAGATCGTTGGAGGAGATGTCAGGTGAGAATGAAGAGGATGTTGGAACCGGGGAAGAATCAGAACAATCACATCctcacaacaacaaaactgtTCCGTATGTTTAG
- the LOC106757994 gene encoding actin-depolymerizing factor isoform X2 — translation MSFRGLSRPNAPSGMGVADHSKTTFMELKQKKVHRYVIFKVDEKKREVVVEKTGGPAESYDDFAASLPENDCRYAVFDFDFVTSENCQKSKIFFIAWSPSTSRIRAKMLYATTKDRFY, via the exons atgtcTTTCAGAGGCCTAAGCAGG CCAAATGCTCCATCAGGCATGGGTGTTGCTGATCACAGCAAAACCACCTTCATGGAACTGAAGCAGAAGAAGGTCCATCGCTATGTGATCTTTAAGGTTGATGAGAAGAAAAGGGAGGTTGTGGTTGAGAAGACCGGTGGNCCCGCTGAGAGCTATGATGATTTCGCTGCATCTTTGCCTGAGAATGATTGCAGATATGCCGTCTTTGACTTCGATTTCGTCACTTCTGAGAATTGTCAAAAGAGCAAAATCTTCTTCATTGCATG GTCTCCTTCAACTTCTCGGATTCGAGCCAAGATGCTCTACGCCACAACTAAAGACAG attCTACTAG
- the LOC106757994 gene encoding actin-depolymerizing factor isoform X1 codes for MSFRGLSRPNAPSGMGVADHSKTTFMELKQKKVHRYVIFKVDEKKREVVVEKTGGPAESYDDFAASLPENDCRYAVFDFDFVTSENCQKSKIFFIAWSPSTSRIRAKMLYATTKDRLRRELDGVHYEIQATDPTEMDLEVLRDRAH; via the exons atgtcTTTCAGAGGCCTAAGCAGG CCAAATGCTCCATCAGGCATGGGTGTTGCTGATCACAGCAAAACCACCTTCATGGAACTGAAGCAGAAGAAGGTCCATCGCTATGTGATCTTTAAGGTTGATGAGAAGAAAAGGGAGGTTGTGGTTGAGAAGACCGGTGGNCCCGCTGAGAGCTATGATGATTTCGCTGCATCTTTGCCTGAGAATGATTGCAGATATGCCGTCTTTGACTTCGATTTCGTCACTTCTGAGAATTGTCAAAAGAGCAAAATCTTCTTCATTGCATG GTCTCCTTCAACTTCTCGGATTCGAGCCAAGATGCTCTACGCCACAACTAAAGACAGGTTAAGACGTGAGCTAGATGGTGTTCATTATGAAATCCAGGCTACTGACCCCACTGAAATGGATCTTGAAGTGCTGAGAGACCGTGCACATTGA